A portion of the Misgurnus anguillicaudatus chromosome 16, ASM2758022v2, whole genome shotgun sequence genome contains these proteins:
- the pmt gene encoding phosphoethanolamine methyltransferase: MDQDTQRNPMMEFWKEHSKSATVEVMMLDSNAQQLTQHDLPEILSMLPCLAGSDVLELGAGIGRYTQHLIGRARHVTAVDFMENFVEKNKADNSHRGNAEFLQADVTQLDFPKHSFDMVFSNWLLMYISNQELKSLAEKMLGWLRPGGHLFFRESCFYQSGDIKRDFDPTQYRTPTHYNHLMTSVLLDESEKGEKKCYGFDIVLNKTVQTYVKMKKHQNQLCWLMQKVRRDVVEQHQAGFSTFQQFLDNQQYTHKGILRYEKMFGSGYVSTGGLSTTKEFVDMLNLTPGQKVLDVGCGIGGGDFYMAKTFGVEVLGMDLSSNMVEIAMERAVKEKLPLVQFEVSDATKRRFPDCTFDVVYSRDTILHIKDKVDLFRKFHSWLKPGGKLLISDYCCGEEPWSPAFQDYVNQRGYILYTPHRYEQFLSEVGFTNVQALDRTEQFIQVIKSELQRAEEIKDDFIQEFSREDYDVIINGWREKLQHCETGDQRWGLFYATKH, translated from the exons ATACTCAGAGGAACCCTATGATGGAGTTTTGGAAGGAACACTCAAAATCTGCGACAGTCGAGGTGATGATGCTGGACTCGAATGCCCAACAGCTGACCCAACATGATCTTCCAGAGATCCTCTCAATGCTTCCATGTCTCGCTGGTTCTGATGTATTGGAACTGGGAGCTGGTATTGG TCGTTACACACAACACCTCATTGGCCGGGCCCGTCACGTGACCGCAGTGGACTTCATGGAGAActttgtggaaaaaaacaaagcGGACAACAGTCACAGAGGGAATGCTGAGTTCCTCCAAGCTGATGTCACACAACTGGACTTCCCTAAACACAG TTTTGACATGGTCTTCTCTAATTGGCTGTTGATGTATATAAGCAATCAAGAGTTAAAGTCATTGGCTGAGAAGATGCTCGGGTGGCTACGCCCAGGCGGGCACCTGTTTTTCAGGGAGTCCTGCTTTTACCAGTCTG GTGACATCAAGCGAGATTTTGATCCCACCCAATACAGAACTCCCACCCACTACAACCACCTAATGACATCAGTGCTTCTGGACGAATCAGAAAAAGGCGAAAAGAAATGCTATGGTTTTGACATAGTGCTCAACAAAACCGTTCAGACGTACGTCAAG ATGAAGAAGCACCAGAATCAGCTGTGCTGGCTCATGCAGAAGGTTCGGCGTGATGTGGTCGAGCAGCATCAGGCCGGATTCTCAACCTTCCAGCAGTTTCTGGATAACCAGCAGTACACGCACAAAGGAATCTTGCGTTATGAGAAGATGTTTGGCTCTGGATACGTCAGCACAGGAGGGCTGAGCACTACTAAG GAGTTTGTTGATATGTTGAACTTGACCCCTGGACAGAAGGTTCTGGATGTTGGCTGTGGTATTGGAGGTGGAGATTTCTACATGGCCAAG ACTTTTGGTGTTGAAGTTCTGGGGATGGACTTGTCGTCCAACATGGTGGAGATTGCCATGGAGAGAGCCGTCAAAGAAAAACTACCTTTA GTGCAGTTTGAGGTGTCAGATGCCACGAAGAGAAGGTTTCCTGACTGCACGTTTGATGTGGTGTACAGCAGAGACACGATCCTGCACATCAAGGACAAAGTTGACCTCTTCAGAAA gtttcattcATGGCTAAAGCCCGGTGGAAAACTTCTGATCAGTGATTATTGCTGCGGAGAAGAGCCGTGGTCTCCTGCGTTTCAGGATTATGTGAATCAGAGGGGATATATCCTCTACACACCTCATAGATACGAACAG TTTCTAAGTGAGGTGGGATTCACAAATGTTCAAGCTTTGGACAGGACAGAGCAGTTCATTCAAGTCATAAAGTCTGAATTACAGAGAGCAGAGGAAATCAAAGACgacttcatacag GAGTTTTCCAGGGAAGACTATGATGTTATCATAAATGGATGGAGAGAAAAACTACAGCACTGTGAGACTGGAGATCAACGCTGGGGTCTTTTCTACGCTACCAAACACTGA